TGAATCGCGTAAGCGAAGTCGATCGGCGTGGCGCCGCTCGGCAAGTTGATCACCTCGCCTCGGGGTGTAAACACAAACACCTCGTCGGGAAACAGATCGACTTTGACGGCATCCAGAAATTCGTGTGGATCATCGAGTTCGCTCTGCCACTCGAGCAGTTGCCGCAGCCAGGCGAACCGTCGCTCATCTTCCGCGTCTGAGTCGATCCGGCCTTCCTTGTATTTCCAGTGCGCGGCGATTCCCATTTCCGCAGACCGATGCATGTCGCTCGTTCGAATCTGCACCTCCATGCGCTCGCCGTAGGCGCCAATCACCACAGTGTGAAGCGACTGGTAGCCATTGGGTTTGGGAAGCGCGACGTAGTCCTTGAAGCGTCCGGGCACGGGACTCCAGATGCTGTGAATGATGCCTAGCGCCGCGTAGCAATGTTCTTCATTGCCGGAGAGAATTACGCGAAACGCGATCACGTCGTAGATCTCGTCGAGGCTGACACCCTGGGCTTCCATCTTGGCGTGGACCGAAGCCAGATCTTTGACTCGACCGGTCACCTCGGCGCGTATCCCCACCTGGGAGAGACGGGTCGCGAGGCTGCTGATCACTTCTTCGATGTACTTCTCGCGCTCTCCGCGTCCCCCAGCCAGTTGTTTCTCGAGCTCCTCTGCAATCTGGGGATGAAGCACGGTAAAGGCCAAATTCTGGAGTTCTTGCTGCACCCAGTGAATACCCAGGCGATTGGCCAGCGGCACATAGATCTCCACCGTCTCCTGTGCGATGCGAGACTGGGTATCTTCGGCCAGGTAATTGAGCGTTCGCATGTTGTGCAGGCGATCGGCCAGTTTGATCAGCAAGATGCGAATGTCTTTCGACATGGCGATCAGCATCTTGCGAAAGTTTTCGGCCTGTCGTTCTCTTTGCGAAGTAAATTCGATCTGGGCGATCTTCGTGACACCGTCGACCAAAAACGCAACTTGCTCGCCGAACAGGCGTTCCAGTTCGTCGCGGGTTGTGAGCGTGTCTTCGAGGGTGTCGTGCAGCAAACCGGCGGCTACCGAGACGTCGTCCATGCGCATCTCGACGAGGATGCCCGCCACCTCGAGGGGATGAATGAGATACGGCTCGCCGCTGAGCCGTTCCTGCCCCTCGTGAACCTTCGCTGAAAAAACGTAGGCGCGCTGAAGCAGCTCCAGGTCGATGCCGGGGTTGTACTCCAGCATGCGGTCGGCAATGTCATTGAAGCGAAGCATCGGTTTTACCAATATCGTCCCCGGCCGGGATTGGTCCGATCACCAATCCCATTTCTCTTGCTAGATCAATGGGTTGACAGAATTGTCCGGGGGTGGGGAGAAGGTACCCGGACAAGCCTTCTGCAGCAATGCTGGCAGAGCAGACCTGCGCGGCTCGGTAGCGGGTTGTGCTGGGCAACGCCGGTCTGCATCAGTGCGAAATCGCAGCCGATCTTTGATTCATCGCGAGAATCGTACTGCTACTCGACCAGCCTCAGCCAGTTCTCCAGCACCTTGGCAACGCCGAATCGCGCGCGAACGTCTTTGATTTCACCGGTGCGTTCGGCACAAATGATCTCCTGAACCTGCTCTACGGTGTTCAGGAGTTTGTCGTTGATCACCGCATAATCGAAAATTTTGGCCATCGTGATCTCGGCGTTCCCCTCGCTCAGACGTTGCTTGATCAATTCCTCGGTGTCCGTACCTCGATCTCGCAATCTCTGCTCGAGAATCTCCATGGAAGGGGGCAGCAAAAAGATGAACACAGCCTCGAACTTTCTGTTCCGGATCAGTTGCGCGCCCTGCACCTCGATTTCCAGCATGATGTCGCGCCCGGCTTCGAGGGTGCCGCGGATGGCGGCAAAACTCGTCCCGTAGAGATTGCCGGCGTAACGAGCTGATTCCAAAAACGCTTCTTCCGCGACCAGCCGATTGAACTCAACTTCGTCTACGAAGTGGTAATTGACTCGGTCCATTTCGCCCAGGCGAGGTTTTCGCGTGGTGTGGGACACCGAGAAGCGAAGTTTATCGTCCTGCTCGATGAGGTTTTGACACACAGTCGTCTTGCCCGTGCCCGACGGCGCTGAAATGACGAAGGTCATACCGCTCATGACGACGTCCCTGATGTATCGGGTGCCAGTCGTGCGGCGATCGTTTCTGGATTGATGGCCGAGAGGATTACGTGATCGCTATCGGTCACCAGGATCGACCGGGTACGACGTCCCTCGGTCGCGTCGACCAACTTGTTCCGCTCCGCTGCCTCTTCTCGAAGTCGCCGCATGGGAGACGCAGTAGGTGATACCACCGCAATCACCCGTGACGCCAACACGAGATTGCCATAACCAATATTGAGCATGCGAACGACAGCGCTGCCCGGATCCCCAGCCCGGGATTTCCGCCCCGATTTGCCGCTCGTGCGCCCTTCGGCCTTACTCACAATTTTGAACCTGCTCTCTGATTCGCTCGAGTTCTGTTTTCACCTCGACGACATCGTGGGCGAGTGGCGCATCATTTGCCTTGCTCCCCACCGTGTTTGCTTCGCGACCCAGTTCCTGGAGCAGGAAGTCGAGTCGTCGCCCCACCATCTGCGCCGGTCCGGCCGATGCCAGTATCGCATGAAACTGTTCAAGGTGACTGCGCAGTCGCGCGATCTCCTCGCTGACGTCCAGGCGGTCCGCTGCGATGACAATTTCTTGATGTAGGCGCGCCTCATCGACCAACCCCGTTTCGAGTTCCAATTGTCCCGCGCGCTTTCGAAGTCGGTCCTTGACACTCTGTCGCACGACGCCGGAGCGCGAATCGAGTTTTTCGATCAATTCGGAGACAAGAGCGAGTCGATTCTCGAAGTCCGCCCGAATCGTGTTGCCCTCGGTGAGTCTCGTATGATCAACCGCGACCAGCGCACGATCGATCGCGTCGCACAGTACCTGCGAGAGTTCCGATTCTTCGAGACCGGGTTCGACAAAGCGCGTCACTCCGGGCATGGCGATGAGCGCCGTCACGTCCAGTGCGCCCGTCACCTCGAAGCCGCGCGAGAGTTGGTGCGCAGCGTCTACATATTGTCCTGCCACGTGCTCGTCGATCTCGAGTTCCGCAGTGGGTCTCGCCCCTGCGGCGAGGTTCACCGAGAGATCCACCTTGCCGCGCCCGAGGTAATGGGAAACTCGAGCGCGCGCATCTGATTCGCAGCTTGCGAACTGGCGTGGCAATTTCAGGCGCAGATCGAGATGACGGTGATTCACGGTACGAATCTCGACCTCGAAGGCCAAATCGCTGATCGTAAAAGACGCGCTGCCAAAGCCGGTCATGCTGCGAAGACCTGGCGCACGCGATGAATCGGTCATGCAAATCCTTCCCTGGCGGCGGCGAGTGCCGCGGGTAGACGTGCCGCAATTTCGTCGCGGCTCGCTGTAGCGGTGCCTATTTTTTCAACGACCACTCCGGCGGCCGCATTGGCCAGCACCGCAGCTTCGATCAGAGTTGCCCCTGCCGCGCGGGCCAGGGCGAGCACGGCAATGGTTGTGTCTCCAGCGCCCTGTACGTCGAACACCTCCTGGTTGCTCGTCGCCACATCACATCGCGATTCGCCGGGCACGAAGAGCGACATCCCACTGCCGCCGCGGGTAATGACCAAATCGGCATTCCCCACCGCCCCGCGAAGCTTTTTGGCAATTCGGTCGAGACCACCCTTTTCGCTGGCGGAGACCCCAGTGAGATGTTCGGCTTCCCGAAGATTCGGCTTCAGCAATGCCGCTCCTTTAAACGGTCGCAATTTCGATTTGGGATCGACCGAGACCGGAACGTTAGCGCTTGTACAGCACGCGATGATTTTTCGTATCGCTGCTGGAACCAACAAGCCCTTGCCGTAGTCCTCGAGGACCGCGGCATCCGATGCGCGAAGACGTTCGGGCAGGCGCTCCAGCAATTGCGTGAGCACGGGTTTGGATATCGGTTCGCGGGTTTCGCGATCGACGCGCACGATCTGCTGCCCTCGGGCGACGACTCGGGTCTTGCGGGTGGTCGGCCTGCCCTCTGCACGGACCACGCCCCCGGCGTCCACCCCCAGTTCCTCCAACAGCGAAATCACGCGGTCTCCATCCGAGTCGTTTCCAACAACCGAAGAAAACTCACAGCCTGCTTCAAGTGAAACCACATTGCGAACCACATTGCCGGCTCCGCCCAAAACAATCGCTTCGCCCTGCACATGAACGACCGGGACCGGAGCCTCCGGACTGATCCGCAGAGCGTCGCCTCGCAGATATTCGTCGAGCAAGACATCGCCGATGACCGCGAGCCGCACTCGCGAGAAATCCTTCAGCAACTTCTCAAGCCGTCGCATATCCAACTTCGGTTTTCGCGCCTGAGCCACGCCCTTCCTTTCTCCGGCTTTCGGCTGCTTTGTGCGGGATCGTAGCAGCCCGGTGCAGAACTCCCGCCCTTGCCCGGCACGCGTTTTTTACTCCGACGGGAGTTCCGGAGCGGACTGCTACCCCACGCTGGGCGCAGATTCCGAGAGTCCCCAGCTCGCCGGACGACCGATCGCGTGCCAGAGCAGCAGCCGACCAACGCTGCGAAGACGCATCCTGTGATACGGCGAAACCACCGCCAGCAATGCCAGCGGCGGGATCGAGACGAGTCCCTTCAAGATCCGAAGCGCTCGTACCCCCGTAGCACTCGAGACACCGCGGTTGACCCGCAGAAAATGATATAGCGAGCGGTGATATTCGATTCGCGTTGCGATCGGATCCTTCTTCTTGCTACTCGCCCCGGAGTGATGGAGCGCTCGGGCTCCCGGGATGTGGTAAATCGAAAAGCCCGCGCGACGCATCTGCCAGCACCAGTCGGTTTCCTCCAAAAAGAAAAAATA
This is a stretch of genomic DNA from Myxococcales bacterium. It encodes these proteins:
- a CDS encoding bifunctional hydroxymethylpyrimidine kinase/phosphomethylpyrimidine kinase — encoded protein: MRRLEKLLKDFSRVRLAVIGDVLLDEYLRGDALRISPEAPVPVVHVQGEAIVLGGAGNVVRNVVSLEAGCEFSSVVGNDSDGDRVISLLEELGVDAGGVVRAEGRPTTRKTRVVARGQQIVRVDRETREPISKPVLTQLLERLPERLRASDAAVLEDYGKGLLVPAAIRKIIACCTSANVPVSVDPKSKLRPFKGAALLKPNLREAEHLTGVSASEKGGLDRIAKKLRGAVGNADLVITRGGSGMSLFVPGESRCDVATSNQEVFDVQGAGDTTIAVLALARAAGATLIEAAVLANAAAGVVVEKIGTATASRDEIAARLPAALAAAREGFA
- the gmk gene encoding guanylate kinase, whose amino-acid sequence is MSGMTFVISAPSGTGKTTVCQNLIEQDDKLRFSVSHTTRKPRLGEMDRVNYHFVDEVEFNRLVAEEAFLESARYAGNLYGTSFAAIRGTLEAGRDIMLEIEVQGAQLIRNRKFEAVFIFLLPPSMEILEQRLRDRGTDTEELIKQRLSEGNAEITMAKIFDYAVINDKLLNTVEQVQEIICAERTGEIKDVRARFGVAKVLENWLRLVE
- a CDS encoding bifunctional (p)ppGpp synthetase/guanosine-3',5'-bis(diphosphate) 3'-pyrophosphohydrolase, whose product is MLRFNDIADRMLEYNPGIDLELLQRAYVFSAKVHEGQERLSGEPYLIHPLEVAGILVEMRMDDVSVAAGLLHDTLEDTLTTRDELERLFGEQVAFLVDGVTKIAQIEFTSQRERQAENFRKMLIAMSKDIRILLIKLADRLHNMRTLNYLAEDTQSRIAQETVEIYVPLANRLGIHWVQQELQNLAFTVLHPQIAEELEKQLAGGRGEREKYIEEVISSLATRLSQVGIRAEVTGRVKDLASVHAKMEAQGVSLDEIYDVIAFRVILSGNEEHCYAALGIIHSIWSPVPGRFKDYVALPKPNGYQSLHTVVIGAYGERMEVQIRTSDMHRSAEMGIAAHWKYKEGRIDSDAEDERRFAWLRQLLEWQSELDDPHEFLDAVKVDLFPDEVFVFTPRGEVINLPSGATPIDFAYAI
- a CDS encoding YicC family protein — protein: MTDSSRAPGLRSMTGFGSASFTISDLAFEVEIRTVNHRHLDLRLKLPRQFASCESDARARVSHYLGRGKVDLSVNLAAGARPTAELEIDEHVAGQYVDAAHQLSRGFEVTGALDVTALIAMPGVTRFVEPGLEESELSQVLCDAIDRALVAVDHTRLTEGNTIRADFENRLALVSELIEKLDSRSGVVRQSVKDRLRKRAGQLELETGLVDEARLHQEIVIAADRLDVSEEIARLRSHLEQFHAILASAGPAQMVGRRLDFLLQELGREANTVGSKANDAPLAHDVVEVKTELERIREQVQNCE
- a CDS encoding DUF370 domain-containing protein, producing the protein MLNIGYGNLVLASRVIAVVSPTASPMRRLREEAAERNKLVDATEGRRTRSILVTDSDHVILSAINPETIAARLAPDTSGTSS